From a region of the Phragmites australis chromosome 21, lpPhrAust1.1, whole genome shotgun sequence genome:
- the LOC133904062 gene encoding probable ascorbate-specific transmembrane electron transporter 1 — MFAWGQVAAIRTVLQMDRSAAPLHRSWTGRLPSSDPSPAPEEMAVPVPAKAARALAVSAAALVLLWCVHFRGGLAFSSPANKGLIFNVHPVLMLIGFIILGSEAIMSYKILPWSHDTNKMVHMLLHAIALFLGSVGIYAAFKFHNESGIDNLYSLHSWVGLGTICLYGIQWLFGFVTFFFPGASPTVRRRILPWHIRSGLVVYMLALLAAELGFLEKLTFLQAAGLGRYSSEALLVNFIALLVILLGASVVLYVTAPMHNDHAHGYSAVHKP; from the exons ATGTTCGCTTGGGGACAGGTGGCGGCAATCCGGACCGTCCTCCAAATGGATCGGTCAGCAGCACCGCTGCATAGAAGTTGGACCGGGAGACTTCCGAGTTCCGATCCCTCTCCAGCGCCGGAGGAGATGGCCGTGCCGGTGCCGGCGAAGGCGGCGCGCGCGCTCGCAGTATCCGCGGCGGCGCTCGTGCTGCTGTGGTGCGTCCACTTCCGCGGCGGTCTCGCTTTCAGCTCCCCCGCCAACAAGGGCCTCATCTTCAAC GTGCATCCTGTGCTTATGCTGATAGGATTCATCATCCTAGGGAGTGAAG CTATAATGAGCTACAAAATATTGCCATGGAGTCATGACACAAATAAGATGGTTCACATGCTTCTTCATGCCATTGCGCTCTTTCTGGGCTCTGTCGGGATATATGCTGCCTTCAAGTTCCACAATGAAAGTGGAATTGACAATCTCTACAGTTTGCATTCCTGGGTTGGACTTGGAACTATCTGTTTGTACGGTATACAG TGGCTATTCGGCTTTGTTACCTTCTTCTTCCCTGGTGCTTCACCAACAGTCCGACGCAGAATACTCCCCTGGCACATTCGCTCTGGGCTCGTTGTCTACATGCTGGCACTGCTCGCGGCGGAGCTGGGGTTCCTGGAGAAGCTCACCTTCCTTCAGGCTGCCGGCCTCGGCAGGTACAGTTCGGAAGCGCTGCTGGTGAACTTCATCGCGCTTCTCGTCATCCTGCTGGGCGCTTCTGTTGTGCTGTATGTAACCGCTCCAATGCACAACGATCATGCACATGGGTATTCAGCAGTGCATAAGCCCTGA